A portion of the Rhodopirellula bahusiensis genome contains these proteins:
- a CDS encoding glycosyltransferase family 4 protein produces MSAVLPTNSDSDDSPQTCPLVGSSGNAPAAHDGSAVTESRGSMATDGLMLDAKAVFLTHYIPLYQVRVLQEITKRIRDFQILLSTPIEPNRDFQLDWSGLNVEVQKTVTLRRRWRHAKAGFDDPLFVHVPYDTLKQLKRIRPDVVISHELGARSLAAARYCRRSGARLVLATFMSEHTEQGRGRVRSWARRRLIRSADAITYNGPSCREVLLSLGAREDQLFHLPYAADDRIAATETQRPAESDVRRKLLCIGQLSQRKGVLPLVRQASDFCAANNEAIEITFVGDGPCRSELETLASGSSTDDNAPIDSRLKIHLLGNRPAAELPELMRAHGAIIAPTLADEWLLVTNEGMHAGMPIIGSIYAQSVTTLVRNGRNGWQYDPLASEATSSTLNLSGALKSYLATDESTIKAMRENAKHDIREYTPQRSAMGAIDAIRSALNRRDADSTGNASS; encoded by the coding sequence ATGTCCGCCGTTTTGCCCACGAACTCTGATTCCGACGACTCACCGCAAACTTGCCCGTTGGTCGGTTCCTCAGGGAACGCCCCCGCGGCGCACGACGGTTCTGCAGTCACCGAATCGCGAGGCAGCATGGCGACCGATGGGTTGATGTTGGACGCGAAAGCCGTCTTCCTGACTCACTACATCCCGCTCTACCAAGTCCGGGTGCTCCAAGAGATCACGAAGCGAATTCGTGATTTTCAGATTCTGCTCAGCACCCCCATCGAACCCAACCGCGACTTCCAGTTGGATTGGTCCGGGCTGAACGTTGAAGTTCAAAAGACGGTCACGCTGCGGCGTCGATGGCGACACGCAAAAGCTGGCTTCGATGATCCGCTGTTCGTGCACGTTCCCTACGACACGCTGAAGCAACTCAAACGCATCCGTCCCGACGTGGTGATTTCGCACGAACTGGGTGCCCGATCGCTGGCTGCGGCTCGGTATTGCCGTCGATCCGGCGCTCGATTGGTTCTCGCGACGTTCATGAGCGAACACACCGAACAAGGTCGCGGTCGTGTTCGCAGCTGGGCTCGCCGCCGATTGATTCGTTCCGCTGATGCGATCACGTACAACGGCCCTTCGTGTCGCGAAGTATTGCTGTCACTCGGTGCCCGCGAAGATCAACTGTTCCACTTGCCCTACGCTGCGGATGATCGGATCGCCGCGACTGAAACTCAGCGACCGGCGGAGTCCGATGTCCGCCGAAAATTGTTGTGCATTGGCCAGCTCTCGCAACGCAAAGGCGTGTTGCCTTTGGTACGCCAAGCCAGCGACTTCTGCGCCGCCAACAACGAAGCGATCGAGATCACCTTTGTCGGCGATGGCCCTTGCCGCAGCGAACTCGAAACCCTCGCTTCCGGTAGCAGCACCGACGACAACGCTCCCATCGATTCGCGGCTGAAAATCCACTTGTTGGGAAACCGTCCGGCAGCCGAGCTTCCCGAATTGATGCGAGCTCACGGGGCGATCATTGCACCGACACTGGCCGACGAATGGCTGCTGGTCACCAATGAAGGCATGCACGCTGGAATGCCGATCATCGGCAGCATCTACGCACAATCCGTCACGACGCTGGTCCGAAACGGACGCAATGGCTGGCAATACGATCCACTTGCCTCAGAAGCAACTTCTTCGACGCTGAATCTCTCCGGCGCACTGAAAAGTTACCTGGCGACCGACGAGTCAACGATCAAAGCCATGCGTGAAAACGCCAAGCACGACATCCGAGAGTACACGCCGCAACGATCCGCGATGGGCGCGATCGACGCCATCCGGTCGGCACTCAACCGGCGCGATGCGGACTCGACCGGAAACGCATCGTCATGA
- a CDS encoding polysaccharide deacetylase family protein, which yields MSQALIGSLSMDLDNKWAYLRAAGHEDWESASSYFPIATQRIVEMLGELNLPLTVFLVGRDLDIDSDVEAIKTFDQLPSWEAANHSLNHLPWMHSMSDGEIESEIMTTHDRIVSTIGTRPVGFRGPGFSCPAEVLRVLIRSHYSYDASIFPTSMAPIARAVFLARTNLKGEQREKAKKLYGGFASMRNPNRPFMRHEEVDGETCPLREIPVTTLPFLRTPIHFSYVTFLASFSVMVAKMYFSMSLNLCRMTGTSPSLLLHPPDFLGCEDDSDMAYFPGMKMKRDEKLSFMRWALGKFAREFDVRTMLDQTHTLATSDGFVPQPATT from the coding sequence ATGAGCCAAGCGTTGATCGGCAGTTTGTCGATGGATCTGGATAACAAATGGGCTTACCTTCGCGCCGCTGGGCACGAGGACTGGGAGTCCGCGTCCAGCTACTTTCCAATCGCAACTCAGCGCATCGTCGAGATGCTAGGCGAATTGAACCTGCCGTTGACGGTGTTCTTGGTCGGACGAGACTTGGATATCGACTCGGACGTGGAAGCCATCAAGACGTTCGACCAACTTCCTAGCTGGGAAGCCGCGAATCATTCACTCAATCATTTGCCCTGGATGCATTCGATGAGTGATGGGGAAATCGAGTCGGAGATCATGACAACGCACGATCGCATCGTCTCAACCATCGGCACCCGGCCCGTCGGTTTTCGTGGCCCCGGATTCAGTTGCCCGGCGGAAGTCTTGCGAGTGCTGATTCGAAGCCATTACAGCTACGACGCATCTATCTTCCCAACATCGATGGCACCGATCGCTCGTGCCGTCTTTTTGGCTCGCACAAACCTGAAAGGTGAACAGCGAGAGAAGGCCAAGAAACTGTACGGTGGTTTTGCCTCGATGCGAAACCCCAACCGGCCCTTCATGCGGCACGAAGAAGTGGACGGCGAGACTTGTCCATTGCGGGAGATTCCCGTCACCACACTGCCGTTCCTTCGGACACCGATTCACTTCAGCTACGTCACGTTCTTGGCCAGCTTCAGTGTGATGGTCGCGAAGATGTATTTTTCGATGTCGCTGAACCTGTGCCGCATGACCGGAACCTCGCCGTCGCTCTTGCTTCACCCGCCTGACTTCCTCGGGTGTGAAGACGATTCGGACATGGCCTACTTCCCCGGCATGAAAATGAAACGTGACGAGAAGCTTTCGTTCATGCGATGGGCTCTCGGAAAATTTGCTCGTGAATTTGATGTGCGGACCATGCTGGACCAAACCCATACGCTCGCGACATCGGACGGCTTCGTCCCTCAACCTGCAACCACTTGA
- a CDS encoding sugar transferase, giving the protein MFSFFKKDRRESLLRWKDEASLGRRRVLLLSSRQFERELNRERLRATRRSIPFCLLTVELLTKAGSTRRSTTKQNRQLVDLLLRNLRVTDEKGILATFRYGVLLVDTPEMGGRAVLDRLARLTSAAGLEVRLKLQVHDPNGFGEDHENDQNTSGERRAGDRRKDDPADTEEAWVRLASTTAESPASADPTTLAHNRVQSSIDDITLAGVQPQGSQSGWSLKRAIDVIGSGIGLVLTGPAILAAMAAIKLTDGGPVFFRQTREGQNGRPFTILKLRTMIVDAEKFQAELRADSHRDGPAFKISRDPRVTKVGHFLRATCLDELPQLINVMSGDMSLVGPRPLPWHESRACERWHRRRLDVRPGLTCTWQVNKAKAVTFDDWMRMDLRYIDQLGLFQDLRLIAQTVVVPVMGRGGE; this is encoded by the coding sequence TTGTTTTCATTTTTTAAGAAAGACCGACGCGAAAGCCTGCTGCGGTGGAAGGACGAAGCTTCGCTTGGTCGCCGCCGCGTGCTGCTGCTGTCGTCGCGCCAATTCGAACGCGAGCTGAATCGCGAACGGTTGCGAGCCACGCGTCGATCGATCCCTTTCTGCTTGCTCACCGTCGAACTATTGACCAAGGCGGGATCGACTCGCCGCAGCACCACCAAACAGAACCGCCAACTCGTCGACTTGCTGCTCCGCAATCTTCGCGTGACGGACGAGAAGGGAATCCTTGCAACGTTTCGTTATGGCGTTCTGCTGGTCGACACACCTGAGATGGGCGGCCGCGCTGTGCTGGACCGCTTGGCTCGACTGACGTCCGCGGCTGGACTCGAGGTTCGGCTGAAACTGCAGGTCCACGACCCAAATGGCTTTGGCGAAGATCACGAAAACGATCAAAACACATCGGGCGAGCGCCGCGCGGGAGATCGCCGCAAGGACGATCCCGCTGACACCGAAGAAGCCTGGGTTCGCTTGGCATCCACCACCGCTGAATCACCGGCTTCCGCCGACCCCACCACATTGGCCCACAACCGTGTGCAGTCGTCAATCGATGACATCACGCTCGCTGGTGTGCAGCCACAAGGCAGCCAATCGGGATGGTCGCTAAAACGTGCAATCGACGTCATCGGTTCCGGCATCGGCCTGGTCCTGACCGGGCCCGCAATCCTGGCTGCGATGGCGGCGATCAAGCTGACCGATGGTGGCCCGGTGTTCTTTCGACAAACTCGCGAAGGCCAAAACGGTCGCCCGTTCACCATCCTGAAACTCCGGACGATGATCGTCGACGCGGAAAAATTCCAGGCGGAATTGCGTGCCGACAGCCACCGCGACGGGCCCGCATTCAAGATCTCGCGTGACCCCCGAGTGACCAAAGTTGGACACTTTTTGCGAGCGACTTGTTTGGACGAACTGCCACAACTGATTAATGTAATGAGCGGTGACATGTCTCTGGTGGGCCCGCGCCCACTACCATGGCATGAGAGCCGAGCCTGTGAGCGCTGGCATCGACGACGCCTCGACGTTCGCCCGGGACTGACTTGCACGTGGCAGGTCAACAAGGCCAAGGCTGTGACGTTCGATGATTGGATGCGGATGGATCTTCGTTACATCGACCAACTGGGTTTGTTTCAAGATCTACGACTCATCGCTCAAACTGTCGTTGTGCCCGTGATGGGGCGTGGCGGCGAATAG
- a CDS encoding phosphatidate cytidylyltransferase, whose product MPDTDTTTFILIAVILAALGIATLVAFFLGRSDSIAMDAAVVKRFRDKLRVWWTMVAIFVIGSLIHRIGLVVLFSMVSFWALREFISMTPTRRGDHRTLFWIFFIFTPLQYILIGLGDEFYPFYSIMIPVYASLFIPARAAIAGDAKRFLERCAKIQAGLLVCVYSLSHAPALLDLQLVRTGGTPWTGSNVNLLMFFVLIAQLSLTLERVWSKLAGRHVIAPDINASRTWEGVLGSMMSTGVIAALLRWATPFFWWEALLMGVIVTAMASMGTLTMSAIKRDRGVTDTGTLVQGHAGILDQIDNICFAAPIFYHVTRFFFT is encoded by the coding sequence TTGCCAGATACTGATACCACCACTTTCATCTTGATCGCGGTCATTCTCGCGGCGCTGGGGATCGCGACTTTGGTTGCGTTTTTTCTCGGACGCAGCGATTCGATCGCGATGGACGCCGCGGTCGTCAAGCGATTTCGGGACAAGCTGCGCGTGTGGTGGACGATGGTGGCAATCTTTGTGATCGGTTCACTGATCCATCGGATCGGGTTGGTGGTGTTGTTTTCGATGGTGTCGTTTTGGGCGTTGCGGGAGTTCATCTCAATGACTCCGACTCGCCGCGGCGACCATCGAACGTTGTTTTGGATCTTCTTCATCTTCACGCCGCTGCAGTACATCCTGATCGGTTTGGGCGATGAGTTTTATCCGTTCTACAGCATCATGATTCCGGTCTACGCGAGCCTGTTCATTCCAGCTCGCGCCGCGATTGCGGGCGATGCCAAACGATTTTTGGAACGCTGTGCGAAGATCCAAGCGGGACTGCTCGTCTGTGTTTATTCGTTGTCCCACGCCCCGGCATTGTTGGATCTGCAACTGGTTCGAACCGGCGGCACACCTTGGACCGGCAGCAACGTCAACTTGTTGATGTTTTTCGTGCTGATTGCTCAACTGTCACTGACGCTCGAACGAGTTTGGAGCAAACTGGCCGGGCGTCATGTGATCGCTCCGGACATCAACGCATCGCGAACTTGGGAAGGCGTGCTGGGGTCGATGATGTCGACCGGCGTGATCGCGGCACTCCTTCGCTGGGCCACGCCATTTTTCTGGTGGGAGGCTTTGCTGATGGGCGTGATCGTGACCGCGATGGCAAGCATGGGCACGCTGACCATGAGCGCTATCAAGCGTGATCGTGGTGTGACCGACACGGGCACACTGGTTCAGGGGCACGCGGGGATTCTGGACCAGATCGATAATATCTGTTTCGCGGCGCCGATCTTCTATCACGTCACACGTTTCTTCTTCACCTAG
- a CDS encoding NADPH-dependent FMN reductase codes for MSQGMHLVISSSLHPTSRSRILARSVAERLRSQQREVEVFDLSQRTLPPCDGATAYGNEEVIALGELIRAAEAIYVASPVYNYDVNAAIKNAVELTGKAWTGKTVSLLLAAGGQGSYMSAMGLANSLMLDFRCVIVPRFVYATGESFEGDSLADEEIGRRVDTLVEETLKLSDALNA; via the coding sequence TTGAGTCAAGGCATGCATCTCGTCATCAGTTCCAGCCTTCACCCCACGAGTCGCAGTCGAATTTTGGCTCGTTCGGTTGCCGAGCGCCTGCGTTCGCAACAACGAGAAGTCGAAGTGTTTGACTTGTCCCAGCGGACTTTGCCACCGTGCGACGGAGCGACCGCGTACGGCAACGAAGAGGTGATTGCGCTCGGCGAATTGATTCGTGCGGCGGAAGCAATCTACGTCGCGTCGCCGGTCTACAACTACGACGTCAACGCGGCGATCAAGAATGCGGTGGAGCTGACTGGGAAGGCATGGACCGGCAAGACGGTTTCGTTGTTGTTGGCTGCCGGTGGGCAAGGAAGCTACATGTCCGCGATGGGGCTGGCCAACAGTTTGATGCTGGACTTTCGCTGCGTGATCGTGCCACGATTTGTCTATGCAACTGGCGAATCGTTCGAAGGAGATTCGTTGGCGGACGAAGAGATCGGACGCCGGGTGGACACGTTGGTGGAAGAAACGCTGAAGCTCAGCGACGCGCTCAACGCTTGA
- a CDS encoding WecB/TagA/CpsF family glycosyltransferase — MLDYGQHNVLGIGVNAIDYESAVDRIITAAKNHSPMAVTALAVHGVMTGVLDREHHYRLNQFDLVCPDGQPVRWALNRLHRGSFDGPALSDRVYGPELTLRLCAQAAKDDVPIFLFGATEDMLQQFADRLCERFEGLRIVGKRASAFRQITPEEREELAEEIRSSGAEMCFVGLGCPRQEIFAYEMKEHLSMPLIAVGAAFAFHAGMLEQAPPWMQKNGLEWFFRLTREPGRLWRRYLYLNPAYVSLLALQKLGIYRRKRDGGQSPSKELMFG, encoded by the coding sequence ATGTTGGACTACGGACAACACAACGTGTTGGGCATTGGCGTCAACGCGATCGACTACGAGTCCGCGGTGGATCGCATCATCACAGCAGCGAAAAACCATTCGCCGATGGCGGTCACCGCCTTGGCGGTTCACGGTGTGATGACTGGTGTGCTGGATCGCGAACACCATTACCGGCTCAATCAATTCGATCTCGTTTGTCCGGATGGGCAACCTGTCCGCTGGGCGCTGAATCGTTTGCACCGTGGATCCTTCGACGGCCCCGCCTTGTCCGATCGAGTCTATGGTCCGGAACTGACGCTGCGTCTGTGTGCCCAAGCCGCCAAAGACGACGTCCCAATTTTCTTGTTCGGGGCGACCGAGGACATGCTGCAGCAGTTCGCCGATCGACTTTGCGAACGCTTTGAAGGCCTTCGCATCGTCGGCAAACGAGCCTCCGCCTTTCGGCAAATCACTCCTGAAGAGCGCGAAGAATTGGCCGAAGAGATTCGCAGCAGCGGCGCTGAAATGTGCTTCGTCGGCCTGGGATGCCCACGTCAAGAAATCTTTGCCTACGAGATGAAGGAACACCTCTCAATGCCGTTGATCGCGGTCGGTGCCGCATTCGCATTTCATGCCGGGATGCTGGAACAGGCACCACCCTGGATGCAGAAGAACGGCCTCGAATGGTTCTTCCGTCTGACGCGAGAACCGGGCCGTTTGTGGCGTCGTTATCTGTACTTGAACCCGGCCTATGTGTCGTTGCTAGCACTGCAGAAACTGGGTATCTACCGACGCAAACGCGACGGCGGGCAATCGCCAAGCAAAGAATTGATGTTCGGCTAA